The following coding sequences are from one Mytilus trossulus isolate FHL-02 chromosome 8, PNRI_Mtr1.1.1.hap1, whole genome shotgun sequence window:
- the LOC134681585 gene encoding slit homolog 1 protein-like, with protein MKRLPVNLCDFTGIIQIDFSYNEIKRVDNIVCLKSLDSLKLHHNEIEYLRNNTFIGMKYLRNIDLSYNRLRYIEPGLLLNMAASLLNFDVSHNLLTTVDITNILWENQPAFCETDFSFNKVTSISNELDWTCKTKSNFGYGGYVNLSNNKLSYFVKFSEIGFRNFFFLGKLLSYGFDLRENNWICDCNMYLFTLKSSIILNMLHRNYFEVTCHSPPELKNVLLIDIIKSKSLDRLICNLTIADRCPPKCHCFYQPSKLRTVIDCSRTGRSGLPSALPLRTDLEIDLSSNKLSSMLNKNHEINTNGNGNLLYYYSKYIQKLDLSNNKIKAIPDDLIFKLRNVSLINLSKNEITNTPRFLQILNPCQIYIGDVVKHCKCKDLWLQNWLPSFQSKCFNTTRVYCKYHNEKVHILNMTSHDLGCRLYNAYILCLNISLAVAVFIVTVSSLSIYTFRFELFIMTRKFLKYCKGVVIPSDAYAYDIYISCNENDVYLRHWLTSSFVPFLQEKKLSVFLPYRDCQIGRLREEETIDIMSTSLNFVIFLSEDCESSTEMWIKKEWKYAWYNYRYDINREIIVINYDMLDYQDVTHKYLRAFLKMNSFINLKKKDKLIKEEMYSRLQIKEQFV; from the coding sequence ATGAAGAGGCTCCCGGTAAATCTATGTGATTTTACTGGAATCATTCAAATAGATTTTTCTTATAATGAGATAAAAAGAGTTGACAACATTGTTTGCCTTAAAAGCTTAGACTCTCTGAAATTGCATCATAACGAAATTGAATACTTGAGGAACAATACCTTTATCGGAATGAAATATTTGCGCAATATTGACCTTTCCTACAACCGTTTGAGGTACATAGAACCAGGATTGTTATTAAACATGGCTGCAAGTCTTCTTAATTTTGATGTGTCTCATAATCTATTGACTACAGTTGATATTACCAATATATTGTGGGAAAATCAACCAGCGTTCTGCGAGACTGATTTTTCTTTCAATAAGGTAACAAGTATAAGCAATGAACTAGATTggacatgtaaaacaaaatcaaactttgGATATGGAGGATATGTTAATTTATCTAACAATAAGTTgtcatattttgtgaaattttctgaaataggatttagaaatttctttttcttaGGAAAACTACTATCTTATGGATTTGATTTACGAGAAAACAATTGGATATGTGACTGCAATATGTACTTGTTTACACTAAAGTCgtcaattattttaaatatgttgcaTAGAAACTATTTCGAAGTAACCTGTCATTCTCCTCCAGAATTGAAAAACGTTCTTCTGattgatataataaaaagcAAATCTCTCGATcgtttaatttgtaatttaacaATTGCCGACAGATGTCCTCCAAAGTGTCACTGTTTTTACCAGCCTAGTAAATTAAGAACTGTAATTGATTGTTCCAGAACGGGAAGGAGTGGATTGCCATCTGCGTTGCCATTGCGAACTGATCTTGAGATAGATCTTTCTAGTAATAAATTATCAAGTATGCTTAATAAGAATCATGAGATCAACACCAATGGTAATGGAAACCTTCTTTATTATTATAGCAAATACATACAGAAACTTGATTTATCAAACAATAAGATTAAAGCAATACCAGAcgatcttattttcaaattacgAAATGTAAGTTTaattaatttgtcaaaaaacGAAATAACGAACACTCCCCgatttttgcaaattttaaatcCTTGTCAGATATACATAGGAGACGTCGTTAAGCACTGCAAATGCAAAGACCTTTGGCTTCAAAATTGGCTGCCATCATTTCAgagcaaatgttttaatactacgAGAGTATACTGCAAGTATCATAATGAAAAAGTTCACATATTGAATATGACTAGTCATGACCTTGGATGTAGACTTTACAATGCCTATATCTTATGTTTGAATATTTCACTTGCCGTGGCAGTGTTTATTGTAACTGTATCATCGCTTTCTATATATACCTTCCGGTTTGAACTTTTCATAATGACAAGAAAATTTCTGAAGTACTGCAAAGGGGTAGTTATTCCATCAGACGCAtatgcatatgatatctacatATCTTGCAATGAAAATGACGTTTATTTACGACATTGGCTGACGTCGTCATTTGTTCCTTTTcttcaagaaaaaaaactcaGTGTGTTTTTACCTTATCGAGATTGTCAAATAGGGCGACTGCGTGAGGAAGAAACTATTGATATAATGTCAACGAGTCTTAATTTCGTAATTTTTTTGTCCGAGGATTGCGAAAGTTCAACAGAAATGTGGATTAAGAAAGAATGGAAATATGCATGGTACAATTATAGATATGATATCAATCGTGAAATTATCGTTATAAATTATGACATGTTGGACTATCAAGATGTGACTCACAAATATTTGAgagcatttttaaaaatgaatagttttataaatttaaaaaaaaaagataaattgatTAAGGAAGAAATGTATTCAAGACTCCAAATCAAGGAACAATTTGTTTAG